One window of Thermocoleostomius sinensis A174 genomic DNA carries:
- a CDS encoding M15 family metallopeptidase, translating into MKPYQKIPIVECGEPLVAIPCNHFAVEHPHPYVKAGAPYGDKSPYYLRQTVVERLLQAQAALQDRCPRWRIQIFDAYRPLAVQQYMVNYSFAQVVADQGLRLDELTEAQRERCWQQVYQFWAVPSSDPTTPPPHSTGAAIDVTLVDAIGAVVDMGSPIDEMTPRSYPNYFADQVGGSRFHQHRQLLRHSMEFAGFRQHPREWWHFSWGDQLWAWLSNQEPINSHEPLSHLTPIARYGAI; encoded by the coding sequence ATGAAGCCCTATCAAAAAATTCCGATCGTGGAGTGTGGAGAACCACTCGTTGCCATTCCTTGCAATCACTTTGCTGTTGAGCATCCCCATCCCTATGTCAAAGCTGGGGCCCCCTACGGCGATAAATCACCCTATTACCTACGCCAAACGGTGGTGGAACGGTTGCTACAGGCTCAAGCTGCGCTGCAAGATCGGTGTCCTCGCTGGCGAATTCAGATTTTTGATGCCTACCGGCCGCTGGCGGTGCAGCAGTATATGGTGAACTATAGCTTTGCCCAAGTCGTGGCAGATCAGGGGCTGCGGCTTGATGAATTGACTGAGGCGCAACGAGAACGCTGTTGGCAACAGGTCTATCAATTCTGGGCCGTTCCCAGTTCTGATCCGACAACTCCCCCACCCCATAGTACCGGGGCTGCGATCGATGTGACGTTAGTGGATGCAATCGGCGCAGTGGTAGATATGGGATCACCGATCGACGAGATGACGCCTCGCTCCTATCCAAATTATTTTGCTGATCAGGTGGGGGGTAGCAGATTCCATCAGCATCGCCAGCTATTACGGCACAGCATGGAGTTCGCTGGTTTTCGCCAGCATCCTCGTGAGTGGTGGCATTTCTCTTGGGGTGATCAACTGTGGGCTTGGTTGTCTAATCAAGAGCCAATCAACTCACACGAGCCGTTGTCTCATCTGACACCCATTGCCCGGTATGGAGCGATCTAG
- a CDS encoding FHA domain-containing protein yields MQWSVLDRSLGDHWIDSRFQPPYYKMLLNPSDSSSNCSNPSFQLLAHQPALSESLLDEYELEDVSALMAPVLKAPQRCQRSKRYIQAVTAGCVAFLATNAIEPHVTEVTPVSSSWLIGRSRVCAIQVPHKSVSRCHAVIGHYPSGFYITDLGSLNGTWVNEQRLNPADRTALKDGDLIQFGAVQVEFFLSIRGKMMGESEETIG; encoded by the coding sequence ATGCAGTGGAGTGTGCTCGATCGATCGCTAGGCGATCACTGGATTGATTCACGTTTTCAGCCTCCCTATTACAAAATGCTATTGAATCCTTCTGATTCTTCATCCAATTGCTCTAATCCGTCTTTTCAGTTACTGGCACACCAGCCAGCATTATCCGAGTCGCTGCTTGATGAGTATGAGTTAGAGGACGTATCTGCCCTTATGGCTCCTGTCCTCAAAGCTCCTCAACGCTGTCAGCGATCGAAGCGCTATATTCAAGCGGTGACGGCAGGTTGCGTCGCGTTCTTGGCCACCAACGCGATCGAGCCACACGTTACTGAGGTGACACCTGTTTCGTCAAGTTGGCTCATTGGTCGCAGCCGCGTTTGTGCCATTCAAGTTCCTCATAAGTCTGTTTCGCGTTGTCATGCTGTCATTGGGCATTATCCGTCTGGATTCTACATCACCGATTTGGGTAGCCTAAATGGTACTTGGGTGAATGAACAACGACTAAACCCCGCCGATCGCACAGCCCTGAAGGATGGCGATTTAATTCAATTTGGAGCGGTGCAAGTTGAGTTTTTTCTGTCAATTCGGGGCAAGATGATGGGGGAATCGGAAGAAACGATTGGGTAA